A region of the Myxococcus stipitatus DSM 14675 genome:
CCAATGAGAGCGTCTTGCCGCCGGGGCCCGCGCAGAAGAAGGCCTCGCCCACGGCGCGCGGGTGCTCGGCCTGGAGGATGAGCGCGTCCACCACGTCCTCCACGTCAATCATGGTGAGGGGACGAGGACCCCCTCCGAGCTCCAGGCGCAGGCCCTTCTTCACCAGGCGGAAGAAGGTGAGGTTCTCGCGGTCCCGAGGTCCCAGGATGCGAGGCGGGCGGGACACCGTCACCGGGAGCCGGTCTCCATAGGAGAAGGCGATGCGCTCGGCCTCCGCCTTGCTCTCGCCGTACCACTCGTAGGGCTGGAAGGGGTCCTCCTCGACATGCGGGCGGGAGGCGGAGGAGGGGCCCATGGCCGCCAGCGAGCCCACCAGCACCATCCGAGGGCGGTGGCCCGCGGCCACCATGGCGTCGCACAGGTGGCGCGTGCCCTCGGCGTTGACGTGCATGAAGTCCTCGCGTGTCGCGCCGCGGCGAACCCCCGCGAGGTGGAAGACGACGTCCTGGCCCTCCACCGCGGGCCGCAGCGAGGCGGGGTCCGTGACATCTCCCTCCGCGCGGGTGTGGTCGATGCCGGAGAGGCCGGAGGCGTCCCCACCCGGGCGAAGCAGGCACGTCACGGTGTCTCCGCGCGCCGCGAGGGCTTGGGCCAGCCAGACTCCCAGGAAGCCACCCGCGCCGGTGATGAGGGCTCTCATGGGGCTTTTCATCCGAAAAAGTACACCCGGTCCGCAAGGGGAATCCCACGCCCGAGGGGGCCGAGTCTCCGACTCAGGACGATGCGCGGGGCCGCTTCCCCCGCCGCTGATCGCCCCGCGCCGAGGGGAGACAGGGCTCGGAGGCCGATTTTTCGGGCTCGGGACGCGTTGGAGGCGGGGCGCCGCCGAGCGAAAAGCGCGCTCCCGAGCCGGTTTCTCGGGCATGAAACGCGTTGCGTAGGGCGGTCCCCGAGGGAAAAACGCAGGAGAGGGCTGTTTTTCGGGCTTGGGCGTGCTACCTAACGCCCCACCGGCACTGGCTTTGTACTCAAGCGAGGCCGCACAACGTCCCCTTCGGAGGGGAGGAGACTCAAGACGAATGGCCGCCAAGAAAGCTGCTGCGAAGAAGGCCCCTGCTGCGAAGAAGGCTCCCGCCGCGAAGAAGCGCGCCCCGAACGCGTCGTTCATGAAGGAGATGACCCCTTCTGCCGCGCTGGCCGAGATTGTCGGTTCCAAGCCGCTGCCGCGCACCGAGGTCGTCAAGAAGCTCTGGGCTTACATCAAGAAGAACAACCTTCAGGATGCGAAGAACAAGCGGCAGATCAACGCCGACGACAAGCTCAAGCCCATCTTTGGTGGCAAGAAGAACGTCACCATGTTCGAGATGACCGCGCTGGTGAACAAGCAGCTGAGCTGAACCTTCGCCGGGTCCTTCCCGGCTGATGCATCTCGAGGGCCCTCCGGAAGAATCGGCGGGCCCTCTGCTTTTTTCCCGGCGATGACTGGCCGACAGATTCGTCGAGCCTCTCGCGCGGGACATGGCATTTCGAGCGCTTGGAGCGTTGGGTAGAGGGCGGATGCCCGGGGCCGCGCTGGCGCGAGGCGCCGGGGCGCCCTACCTCTGGTCTTCATGCTGCTCGATGGATTGGAAGAAGAGGGGTGCGCCTCCGGAGGCGGGACGGGGGCCACGCTGAGCGCGGAGGCCTTGGCCGAGGACCTGTTCACCCGCGTGAAGGGGGACTTGGGCGCGCGTCCTCGCACGCCGCTGTCCACCTACCGGGTGCAGCTGCATCAAGGGTTCACGTTCCAGCAGGCGCGCGCGGTGGTGCCCTTCCTGGCGCGGCTGGGCGTGAGCGACTTGTACGCCTCGCCCTATCTCAAGGCCACGCCGGGCAGCACGCACGGCTACGACTGCGTGGACCATCAGCACCTCAATCCGGAGGTGGGCTCGGCGGAGGACCACGCGGCCTTGTGCTCCACGCTGCGTGAGCACGGCCTGGGGCAGGTGCTGGACGTGGTGCCCAACCACATGGGCATCGAGCGCGGCAACCGGCTGTGGTTCGACGTGCTGGAGAACGGCCCGTCGTCCGTCCACGCGAAGTACTTCGACATCGACTGGTCGCCGGTGAAGGAGGAGCTGCACGACAAGGTGCTGTTGCCCATCCTGGGAGACCAGTACGGCATCGTGTTGGAGCGCGGCGAGCTGAAGCTGTCCTTTCGCGACGGCGCCTTCTTCCTCCACTACTACGACCACCTCTTGCCGGTGGCGCCTCGGCAGTACGGCCGCATCCTTCGTCACGGCCTGGAGCGGCTGGAGGCGCGGCTGGGCACCGAGGCCGAGCCGATGGTGGAGCTGCTCTCCATCCTCACCGCCATCGAACACCTGCCGCTGCGCACCGAGGTCGAGCGCGCCAAGGTCATCGAGCGTCACCGCGAGAAGGAGGTCATCAAGCGCCGGCTCTCCGCGGTGGTGGCGTCGAGCCCGGACATCGCCGCGTATGTCGAGGACAACGTCCGCGTCTTCAACGGCGAGCCGGGCAACCCGCGCTCGTTCGACCTGCTGGACGCGGTGCTGGCTTCGTGCAGCTACCGGCTGGCGCACTGGCGGGTGGCGGGCGAGGAGATCAACTACCGGCGCTTCTTCGACATCAACGGCCTGGCGGCCATCCGCGTGGAGGACCCGGAGGTCTTCCAGGAAGCCCACGCGCTCATCTTCCACTGGCTGCGCGAGGGCTGCGTCACCGGGCTGCGCATCGACCACCCGGATGGCCTGTTCGACCCGACCGCGTACTTCCTGGACCTCCAGGAGGGCTACTTCATCGAACGCGCGCACGCGCTCTTCCTCCAGGAGCTGGCGGGAGAGGACACACGCTGGCCCGGCGTGGAGAGCTCGCTGCGAGAGCGCTGGCGCGCGGAGGTGACGGAGCAGCCCTCGAGCCCCCTGCGCAAGGCGCTGTATGTCGTGGTGGAGAAGATTCAGGGGGGCCGCGAGCGAATCCCGGAGGCGTGGGCGGTGCACGGCACCACCGGCTACCGCTTCGCCAACGCGGTGAGCGGCCTCTTCGTCCACCCCGCGGCCGAGGCCCACCTGACGGAGACGTACGCGCGGCTCACGGGGGAGGCGGGGGACTTCGCGGAGCTGGTGTACCAGAAGAAGCTCCTCATCATGCGCGTGTCCATGGCCAGCGAAATCAACGTGCTGGCGCATGAGCTCAACCGCATCTCCGAGATGAGCCGCCGAACGCGCGACTTCACGCTCAACTCGCTGCGGCGCGCGCTGGTGGAGTTCGTCGCGCTGTTCCCCGTGTACCGGACGTACGTGGACGGCTGGCGGCCGGGGTTGGATGCGCGCGACGTGCAGTACGTCGAGTGGACCATCCAGCGCGCCAAGGAGCGCAACGCCACCACCAACGCGTCCATCTTCGACTTCCTGCGCGACATCCTCCTGCGCCGCTATCCGGAGCAGTCCGACGAGCGCGAGCGCGCGGAGATGCTGCGCTTCGCGATGAAGCTCCAGCAGGTGACGGGGCCCGTCATGGCCAAGGGCCTGGAGGACACCGTCTTCTACATCTACAACCGGCTGGTGAGCCTCAACGAGGTGGGCGGCGAGCCGGAGCGCTTCGGCGTGCGCGCCAACACCTTCCACCTGCGCAACCAGGAGCGCGCGGAGCGGTGGCCCTCGAGCCAGCTCACCTCCAGCACCCACGACACCAAGCGAAGCGAGGACGTGCGCGCGCGCATCAACGTGCTGACGGAGGTGCCGGAGGACTGGCGCAAGCTGGCCCGGCGCTGGCTGCGCCTCACGGAGAAGTGGGCGGTGGCCCTGCCGTCGGGGCCCGCGCCCAGCGCGAACGACGTGTACCTCTTCCTCCAGACACTCGTGGGCGCCTGGCCCATGGGGGAGTCCCTGTCCGCCGAAGGGCACGCGGACTTCCACCGGCGGATGCGCGAGTACATGGCCAAGGCCATCAAGGAGGCGAAGGTCCGCACCTCGTGGACCAACCCGGACAGCGCCTATGACGAAGCGGTGGCGCGCTTCGTGGACGCGTGCTTCGAGCCGGACAAGGGCGCTTCGTTCCTGGAGGAGGTGCGGGTCTTCAAGCGGCGGCTGGAGCGCGCGGGGCAGCACAACGCCCTGGGACAGCTGCTCTTGAAGCTGGCCTCGCCCGGCGTGGTGGACACCTACCAGGGGACCGAGTTGTGGGACCTGTCGCTGGTGGACCCGGACAACCGGCGGCCGGTGGACTTCGAGGCCCGCTCGCGGCTGCTGGAGGCGCTGGACGCCCAGGCGGCGGAGGACCGGGCCGGGCTGTGCGCTCGGCTGGGCGCGGACATGGATGACGGCCGCGTGAAGCTCTTCCTGGTGTCGCAAGTGCTGCGGCTGCGCTTGCGCCTGGCGGAGCTGTTCCGCTCGGGCGCGTACCGGGCGCTGGAGCTGTCCGGGGCGCGGGCCCAGACGGCGGTGGCCTTCGCGCGCGAGCGGGAGGAGGCGGGCGTGGTGGTCTGCGCGCCGCGCTATGTCCTGTCCGCGCTGGAGTCGCCGGAGGGGCTCGCGGGGGCCTACGCCGGCACGTTCCTGGACCTTCCCGAGGCATATGCGGGCATGATGTTCCGTGATGTCTTCACCGGTCGGCAGGTGCGGCCCGAGCGTGGGGTGGGTGGCGTGGTGCTGCCCCTCGCGCCGCTCTTGTCGGGGTTCCCGGTGGTGCTGCTGGAGAGGAGCGCGGGATGAGGAGGGCCGAGGTGCTTCCAGGGAAGCCGTTCCCCCTGGGCGCCACGTACGACGGACACGGGGTCAACTTCGCCGTCTTCAGCGAGCACGCGAAGAAGGTGGAGGTCTGCCTCTACGATGCGCGGGAGCCCTCGCGGGAGACGCGCCGCTTTCCCCTGCTCGAGATGACGCACCAGGTCTGGCATGGCTATGTGCCGGACCTGAAGCCCGGCACGCTCTACGGCCTGCGCGTCCATGGCCCGTTCGAGCCGAAGAAGGGCCTGCGCTTCAATCCCCACAAGCTGCTGGTGGACCCGTATGCGCGCGCCCTCCATGGCGGCGTGGACTACGGCGCGCCCATCTACGCCCACGTGTCGGGCGCCAAGGACGAGGACCTGGTCCTCGACAAGCGGGATGACGCGGCGGCCGTGCCCAAGGCCGTGGTGCTGGAGGACACCTTCGACTGGGAAGGCGACACCCCGCCCGGAGTGCCGTGGCACCAGACGGTCCTCTACGAGCTGCACGTCAAGGGCTTCACCAAGCTGCACCCGCGCGTGCCGGAGGCGCTGCGGGGGACGTACGCGGGCCTGGCGCACCCGGCCGCCATCGAGCACCTGAAGAAGGTGGGCGTCACCGCGGTGGAGCTCCTGCCCATCCACCACATCGTCGACGAGCCGTTTCTCGCCGAGCGCGGGCTGACCAACTACTGGGGCTACAGCACGCTGGGCTACTTCGCGCCGGACGCGCGCTACAGCGCCTCCGGCTCACGCGGCGAGCAGGTGGCCGAGTTCAAGGGCATGGTGAAGGCGCTGCACCGGGCCGGCATCGAGGTCATCCTCGACGTCGTCTACAACCACACCTGCGAGGGCAATCACCTGGGCCCCACGCTGTCCTTCAAGGGCCTGGACAACGGGGCGTACTACCGGCTCACGGAGAAGGACCCGCGCTACTACCTGGACGTCACCGGGACGGGCAACTCGTGGAACGCCACGCACCCGTACGCGCTGAAGCTGGTGGCGGACTCGCTGCGCTACTGGGTGGAGGTGATGCACGTCGACGGGTTCCGCTTCGACCTGGCCACCACGCTGGGGCGAGACAGGCACGGCTACGACACGCGCGCGGCCTTCTTCCAGATCGTCCACCAGGACCCCGTCCTCAGCCGGGTGAAGCTCATCTCCGAGCCCTGGGACGTGGGCGACTTCGGCTACCAGGTGGGCAACTTCCCGGTGCTGTGGAGCGAGTGGAACGGCAAGTACCGCGACACCATCCGCCGCTATTGGAAGGGCGATGACCGGCAGGCGGCGGAGATCGGCTACCGGCTCACGGGCAGCTCCGACCTGTATGCGCTGTCCGGCCGCAAGCCCGCCGCGAGCGTCAACTTCGTCACCGCGCACGACGGCTTCACGCTGCACGACCTGGTCACCTACAACGACAAGCACAACGAGGCCAACGGCGAGGAGAACCGCGACGGCGGCAATGACAACCACTCCTGGAACTGCGGCGTGGAGGGCGAGACGGGGGACGCGAAGATCAACGCCCTGCGCGAGCAACAGAAGCGCAACTTCCTGTCCACGCTCTTCCTGTCCCAGGGCGTGCCCATGCTGGTGGCGGGCGACGAGATGGGTCGCACCCAGAAGGGCAACAACAACGCCTACTGCCAGGACAACGCGCTGTCGTGGGTGGACTGGGAGCTGACCGAGCCGCAGGCGGCGCTGCTGGAGTTCACCAGCCGGTTGACCCGGCTGCGCCGCGAGCAGCCCGTGCTCCGCAAGCGCCGCTTCTTCCGCGGCGCGCACATGTGGGACAGCGAGCTGAAGGACCTGGCGTGGTTCCGTCCCGACGGCAAGGAGATGCGCAAGGACGACTGGGAGAAGCCCTATGTCCGCTCGCTCGCCTTCCTGTTGGGCGGGGATGCCATCGCCGCGCCGGACGAGGAGGGCAACCGCATCGTGGGGGACACGTTGCTGGTGCTGATGAACGCCCACCACGAGCCCATCTCCTTCTTGTTGCCGGCGCTGGAGTGGGGCGCGGACTGGGAGCAGGTGGTGGACACGGCCATGGCGGGGGCTTCCCCCCGCACCCACACGCCCGCGGGGGGCAAGGTGCAGGTGGCGGGGCGTTCGCTGATGGTCTTGCGGAGGCCCGCGACGGAGTAGGAGTGACGGAAGTGTCGACGCCCGGGCGCGCCGCCGCTAGGGTGCGCCGGCCGTTTTTGAAACAGGATTCATACGTGAACACGCAAGTCGCGCTCTGGGTGGGCTTCAACCTCTTCGTGCTGGCGATGCTGGCCGTGGACCTCGGGCTGTTCCACCGCAAGGACCACGCGGTGTCGCCCAAGGAAGCGGGCATCTGGACGCTGGTGTGGATTTCCATCAGCCTCGCGTTCTGCGGGGGCATCTGGCACTTCTCCGGCAGCACGCCGGCGCTCCAATGGCTGACGGCCTATGTCGTGGAGTACTCGCTCTCCGTCGACAACCTGTTCGTCTTCCTGCTGGTGTTCAGCTACTTCCGGGTGGCGCCCGAGCACCAGCACCGGGTGTTGTTCTGGGGCATCCTGGGCGCGTTCGTGATGCGCGCGGTGCTCATCATCGCCGGCGCCGCGCTGGTGCAGCGCTTCCACTGGCTCATCTACCTGTTCGGCGCCTTCCTCGTCTTCACCGCGGTGAAGATGCTCTTCTCGAAGGACGAGGAGATGGACCCGGAGCAGAAGGGCATCGTCAAGCTCGCGCGCCGGATGCTGCCGGTGGCTCGGCAGGGCGACGGCAGCCGCTTCTTCATCACCGAGGACAACCGCCGCAAGGTGACGCCGCTGTTCATCGTCCTCCTGGTGGTGGAGGCGACGGACCTGCTGTTCGCGCTGGACTCCATCCCCGCGGTGCTGGGCATCAGCCAGGACGCCTTCATCATCTACACGTCCAACGTGTGCGCGATCCTGGGCCTGCGCTCGTTGTTCTTCGTGGTGGCCAGCCTGATGGAGAAGTTCCACCTGCTGAAGGTGGGCCTGAGCGCCATCCTGGCCTTCGTGGGCGTGAAGATGCTGATTACCTACTTCGACATCCACATCCCCATCAGCCTCTCGCTGGGGGTGATTGGCGGCATCCTCCTGGCCTCCATCGTCGCGTCGCTCATCTGGCCCAAGGCGCCGGAGTCGGGTGATGACCGGGAGAGCGCCAAAACCTGAGCCTCGTCCGGTGGCCCGCCGGGGTTTTCCTTGCAACCCGGGGGCCTTGCCTTCAAATGTGGAGGCATGTCTTCCAGCGCCACCACTGACGGGATTCGTATCACCGTGAAGCCGGCTTACTGGCCGGAGCGCAGCTCGCCCGAGTCGGGGCAGTACGCCTTCATGTACACGGTGGAAATCGTCAACGAGGGCGAGGCCCCGGCGCAGCTCAAGTCGCGCCACTGGCTCATCACCGACGCCACCGGGAAGGTGGAAGAGGTGAAAGGGGAGGGCGTGGTCGGCCGGCAGCCGCGCCTGGCTCCGAGCGAGCGCTTCGAGTACACGAGCTGGGCGATGTTGCGCACGCCGTTCGGCACCATGCGCGGCAGCTACGAGATGGAGCGGCCGGACGGCTCGACTTTCGAGGCGCGCATCGCGGAGTTCGCGCTCACCCTGCCCAACGCCCTGCACTGATGACGACTCCGGGCGCGAAGCGGGGCTTGCTGCTCCTCAACCTGGGGACTCCGGACGCGCCGGAGTCCGGGGCGGTGCGGCGGTATCTGCGGGAGTTCCTGAGCGACCCGAGGGTGGTGGACATCCACCCGGTGGGGCGCTGGCTGCTCCTCAACTTCATCATCCTGCCCGTCCGCCCCGCCAAGAGCGCGGAGGCGTATCGCAAGGTGTGGATGCCCCAGGGCTCGCCCTTGCTGGTGTACAGCCGGGAGCTGGAGGCCGCGGTGCGCGAGCGGCTGGGCGGCGAGTACGAGGTGGCGCTGGGCATGCGCTACGGCACGCCCTCCATCCCCGACGCGGTGGCGAGCCTGCGTGCGCGCGGGGTGATGGACTTCACCGTGCTGCCCCTCTATCCGCAGGAGGCCACGTCGTCGTCCGCGTCGTCCCTGGCGCGGGTGTACGAGGTGATGACGGAGGGCTGGGATGTCCCCAACGTGCGCGCGGTGCCCGCGTTCCACAGTCACCCGTCGTTCCTGGATGCCTTCACGTCGGTGGCGCGGCCGGTGATTGAGGAGACGCGCTCGGACCACGTGCTCTTCAGCTTCCACGGCGTGCCGGAGCGGCACGTGCGCAAGACGGACCCGTCGGGCCAGCACTGCTTCGCGTCCGCGGGGTGCTGCGACGTGCTCACCGACGCCAACCGCCACTGCTACCGCGCGCAGTGCTTCTCCACCGCGCGAGGACTGGCCGAGCGGCTGGGGCTGAAGGCGGAAGGCTGGAGCGTGTCCTTCCAGTCGCGGCTGGGCCGCACCCCGTGGGTGAAGCCCTACACGGACCTGGTGCTGCCGGAGCTGGCGAAGCGGGGCGTGAAGCGGCTGGCGGTGATGTGCCCGTCGTTCGTCGCCGACTGCCTGGAGACGCTCGAGGAAGTGGGGCTGCGCGCCCGCGAGCAGTTCGTCGAAGCAGGGGGCGAGGCGCTGACGCTCGTCCCCTCGCTCAACGCCCACCCGGACTGGGTGGACGCCGTGGTGCGGATGGTGCGCGAGTCCGACGGCGCGCCGCCTACTGCTGCGGCTTCGCGGTAGGCGCGGACGGGGGCGCCGACTCCAGCGCGGTGAGCTTCAGCTTCACCGTGCCGGGCGGTACCTGGAGCGCGTTCGCGGGGAAGGCGCCGCTCGTGGTCGCGGAGATGTTGCCCTCCCACGAACGCCAGTGGCCGGCCTTCACCAGGAACTCACCCTTGCCCGTGATGCGCACCTCGGCGGAGGCGGGCACGGTGGGCGGCGCGGCGTCCTCGGGGGAGGCCTCTTCCGTGTCCGGGTCCCCCGCGCGCGCGGGCACGGCGGGAGGCGGGCGACGCTGGGTCATCTTGCCGCTGAGCTGCTCGGACAAGTCGTACTCCAGCGTGGCCACCTGCTCGCCTCCCTCCGCGGGGGTGAGCGCGGTGAGCGTCACGCGGTTGTGGCGCACCGACTTGCTGATGGCGAACGCGGGGCCCAGCGAGTCGTGCGTCAACAGCTCCGTGGCCAGGGCCCAGGCGTCCTTGGGGCCCACGGCGGCCATGGGCAGCTCCATCACGAGCGAGGCCGTGTTGCGGGTGATGCCCTGGAGGCCGTCGAGCACGAAGCCGCGCTCGCTCATGGCGCCGGAGTCCTCCGCGGCGTTGTTGCCCTCGGGGATGACGCGCAGGTGGTAGCCGCCCGAGCTCGAGCGCTCCACCACGTAGGTGAAGGCGCCGGGGAACGTGGCGGCGGCCGCGGGCGCGCGCTCCACCTTGGGCTCCGGCTTGTCCTTGCCCTTGCCCTTCTTGCCCTTGGTGTCTTCCTCGGGCTCGGCGGCGGGAGCGGGGCCCTGGCGGTCCAGGGTGAGGCGGTAGGCGATAGGAGCGTTCCCGGCGAGCTTCCAGCGCAGCATGACCTTGGACGGGTCCACCGCGGGGGCAGCGGCTTGCGGCGCGGCCTTCGCATCGGGAGGGGGCGCGTCCTTCATGCCCGGCGGACGGGGGATGGGCTCGAGCTGCCCTCGGGGTTCTTCCTTGCAGGCGGACAGCGACAGGGCGACGACCAGGCCGAACAGGCTTCGCATCACGCGGGGACGCTCCTCTGGGAGTACTGGGCGGGATACCGGAGCCCATTCAGGCATTCAAGTCCGTCACCCGGCCGCATTATCCACGGCCTCGGCCTGGGCGCGCGTGCTCATTCACTTGCAGCCCCAACGCATGATGGCTGACTGCGTCATGGAGGGGCGTCGGGAGGCCCGTGTGGCTCAGGGGCCCGCGTCGCGAGGCGCGGCGGCGCGCGAGAGGCGGTCCCTCACGGCGACGCCCAGGCCGCTGGCCGAGGGGAGGCAGGCGACGAGCACGTCATGTCCTCGCTCATCCGCCTCGCGCAGCCGGGCGTAGAGCACGCGTGCGGCGCCCGCCGGGTCCGCGGGCACGTCGAAGCGCGCGACGTCGGGAGGCAGCACGAGCCCCTGGGGGCCCAGCACGCCCACGCGCAGACCTTGCTCTCGGAGGGCCTGGACGCGCGCGGCGGCTTCGCCCGGCTCGGCGAGGACGACACCGGCGCGCGGCGCGTAGTGCGAGGCGAGCGAGCCCGACACACGGACCTGCGTGGAGGTCTTCACGGGGACGGCGTGGCCGAGCACCCGCTCGATGTCCTCGGTGGACAGGCCGCCGGGTCGAAGAATGGAGGGCGCACCGGAGCTGAGGTCGACGATGGTGGACTCCACGCCCACGGTGCAGGGCCCGCCGTCGAGGACCAGGTCCACGTCGTCACCCAGGTCCACGCGGACGTGCTCCGCCGTGGTGGGGCTCACCCGGCCGAAGCGGTTGGCGCTGGGCGCCGCGAGTCCTCCGCCCAGGGCCTTCAGCACGGCCAAGGCCACCGGGTGTCCCGGCACGCGCAGGGCCACCGTGTCCTGGCCCCCGGTGACGGCGTCCGTGGCGCGCGGCGTGCGGGGCAGCACGAGCGTGAGGGGGCCGGGCCAGAAGGCGCGGGCGAGCGCGTGGGCGGCCGGAGGGATGTCCCGCGCCCAGGAGGACAGGTGCTCCATGCCGGGCAGGTGGACGATGAGCGGATGGGTGGCGGGGCGGCCCTTGATGGCGAAGACGCGACGCACGGCCAGCTCGTCCTCGGCGTTGGCCGCGAGGCCGTACACCGTCTCCGTGGGCAAGGCGATGACGCCGCCGCGCCGCAGCAATTCCACCGCGCGCTCGACGAGCTCCGGATTTAGCATGGGGGTCCGCACTGTCGCGCCAGGAGCAACCATGGGCAAGTCGCACGTCTTCAATGCGCGCGCTCGGATGCCGGTTTCCGCTTCCGAGTTGTTCGCCTGGCACACCCGGGAAGGGGCGCTCGCTCGGCTGACGCCCCCCTGGGAGCGGATGGAGCTCCTGGAGCGCTCGGGCGAGGGCCTCCAGGTCGGTGCCCGCGTCGTGATGAAGATGCGCGTGGGGCCCTTCCCCCGCCGCTGGGTGGCCGAGCACACGGCGTACATCCAGGACTCGCTCTTCCAGGACACCCAGGTGTCCGGCCCGTTCTCGAAGTGGGTCCACACGCATCGCTTCTGGCCCGAGCCCGCGCAGGGCACCTGCATCCTCGAGGACGAGGTGGAGTACGCGCTGCCGCTGGGCTGGCTGGGGAGCCTGGTGGGCGGGGGCTTCGCGCGGCGCACGCTGGAGCGGGTGTTCGCCTATCGCCATCGGGTGACGGGAGTGGACCTTCGCCGTCACGCGGCCTTCGCGTCGCGGGGGCCGCTCTCGGTGGCCATCACGGGGGCGTCGGGCCTGGTGGGCTCGGCGCTGGTGCCGCTGCTCACCACGGGTGGGCACGACGTGAAGCGGCTGGTGCGCAGGCGGGCGGAGGCCTCGCGAGGCGAGGTGGCGTGGGCCCCCGACAAGGGCGAGGTGGACACGGCGGCGCTCGAGGGCGTGGACGCGGTGGTGCACCTGGCGGGCGTCAACGTCGCGGGCAAGCGCTGGTCGCCCGAGTACAAGGACGCCATCCTCAAGAGCCGCGCGGAGGGCACGCTCGCGCTGTCGGAGGCGCTGGCGCGGATGAA
Encoded here:
- a CDS encoding L-threonylcarbamoyladenylate synthase, translating into MLNPELVERAVELLRRGGVIALPTETVYGLAANAEDELAVRRVFAIKGRPATHPLIVHLPGMEHLSSWARDIPPAAHALARAFWPGPLTLVLPRTPRATDAVTGGQDTVALRVPGHPVALAVLKALGGGLAAPSANRFGRVSPTTAEHVRVDLGDDVDLVLDGGPCTVGVESTIVDLSSGAPSILRPGGLSTEDIERVLGHAVPVKTSTQVRVSGSLASHYAPRAGVVLAEPGEAAARVQALREQGLRVGVLGPQGLVLPPDVARFDVPADPAGAARVLYARLREADERGHDVLVACLPSASGLGVAVRDRLSRAAAPRDAGP
- a CDS encoding TIGR01777 family oxidoreductase, encoding MGKSHVFNARARMPVSASELFAWHTREGALARLTPPWERMELLERSGEGLQVGARVVMKMRVGPFPRRWVAEHTAYIQDSLFQDTQVSGPFSKWVHTHRFWPEPAQGTCILEDEVEYALPLGWLGSLVGGGFARRTLERVFAYRHRVTGVDLRRHAAFASRGPLSVAITGASGLVGSALVPLLTTGGHDVKRLVRRRAEASRGEVAWAPDKGEVDTAALEGVDAVVHLAGVNVAGKRWSPEYKDAILKSRAEGTLALSEALARMKRKPRVLVCAAGVSIYGDRGDEPLTETSAPGTGFLADVCRVWEAATAPAEAAGIRVVNLRIGPVLDAREGALAKMVPPFLAGGGGPIASGRQWMSWVSLEDLLGLIHFSLFTDAARGPLNAVAPGAVRQGDFARTLGRVLRRPAVLPMPAAVIRTLFGEMGQEALLAGARVLPSRAEQLGYAFVLPELEGALRFTLGRTTEGLEVRHD